Within Spinacia oleracea cultivar Varoflay chromosome 4, BTI_SOV_V1, whole genome shotgun sequence, the genomic segment CGATAGGAATATTAGAGACGGGGCCTCCCTTCGAATCAGATTCCGAAGGCTATTAACTGCAGCGGTATTGCCCAGACCCCTGCAGTTGAAACCTATGAGACTCATTGGTCCCGGCGTGGTTGGTCCTCGCCAACCACCGCCAAAGCAATCTCCTCCCTGTGCATGATCCCCAAAGAGGCGTTTAGGTCAGCCCCAATAGCGAACTTCTTGGTCGGAACGTAGTCACCATCTACCTCCATATGAACAGCTCTGTCTCTCTTTCCACTTACCACACCGCTCTCCTCACTCTCCTCCGCCTGGTTTCCCCTCTTTTCCGTCTGCCTAGCCAGTTTCTTCCACCTTCTTCCTCCCCTCCCACCTACTGTGTCCCCCGATTTCTCTGTGTCACCTCCTTTCCCCACTGAGAATGAGAGTGATAACTCTCCATTGTGTTCCCTTTCAAGCACGGGTTCAATTGCCACCGCCTTATGCTTGTGAATGGTAGTGTCCTCTTCCTCCCGTGGCCTGCTAGCGTACACCATTATGTTATCCACTCGAGCCCTAACCTTCTCCATTGTCACTTCCTTTTCCTGCTCAACCACTTCCTTCTCCTTTTCCTTGATTTTCCCCATCCTTACCTCCCCTCCCCCATCCTTTGTCTCACCTGCTCTGGGTTTAGTCTGGAAAGAGAGGGATTTTTGGCCCTTTCGAATCGAACTCACCTCTTCCTCCAGGAGAGCCCTTCCTTTGCGAGGTGAAGCCACCAAACCAGGCCCCCACTTACGCTTCGTCTTCTCTGTACTCACCTCCTCTTCTTCCTGGCAGTCTCGCTCTGTATGGCCCATTCTTCCACACCTAAAGCAGAAGTGTGGTAAGCGCTCATATTTGATCCTCGCCTCCAAAATTACCCCTGCCCTATTCTTGAATTTTTGCGTTCGACGAAGGGGGATGAGGGTTTTCATGAGAACCCTTGCCCTCATTGATTTATCCCATATAATCTCGTCCTCCTCCACCTCCATAACCTCTCCCACCTTCGCAGCGAGCATTCGCACATTCTCCGTCGTCCTGCATTCGAACGGTAGGTCGTAAAACCTAATCCAGAAAGGGTTTGTATCCAACGTAACGCTGGCCGGCTGTACCCCCGCAGCCAGTTCGTGGAGTACCAATAGATTGTGATCAAAGCACCAGGGCCTCCCATTCATTACCTTCTCTTTATCCTTCCAATGGAAGAATTGAATGACAAAGAGGCCGCTTTCAATCTCTCTAAATACGGCTCTTTTCGAAAGAGACcagatttggttcatggtgtttTTCATCGCGCCAAAATTGTAAGCCCTAGTCGTCTGCACTTTCCCCACGAGGGATAACTCAATCTTCTTCTCCACCAAGTTGTTAGTGCTACCTCCTAAGTCCACAATATCATCGTCTTCTCCTTCTATCGATAAGTGCGAACACTGTATGGATAGTTCTTCTGTCATGACGGCCCAATTCTCGCCGGAAAAACGCAAGGGTATTCTTGAAAACGTCAAGGGTGACCTCAAACCCTAGCTAAGCGAGGGAGAGACTTTTTTTAGAGAATTCtccaataatttttttgatatctgttttattatttttaattaagacAAATGAGGCAATAACATATCTATCCATCATTAGTATAATTAAGCTCTAATATGATAATAGTTGTCTATAATTATAGCTTAGATTTCTggcaaaattaatattaatattataaactAGTATGTTACTCTAAAGTCGAAACCTACCAGAAAATGACTAAATGAGATTTTGTACCATTTGTTCCCCGGGAAAATTGAATTTGGTTTGATGATGGCAGGCGATTCTAGGGTTAGTGGGATTATCCCCATCAAAGAAGAGGACCCTCAAGATACTTCAAAATGTCAGTGGGATTGTCAAACCTTCCAGGTATCAATTCTTACAACTAATTGCaaattattttcagttaatcTTCATAATTGCAGATTTTGATTCGATTTTCTCTACAATTATATGATTGGTTATCTTCACATGATTCATGCAACTAATAAATTATACGATTTGGTAATTTTATTGTAGtgtttgtttattttaatgctttGAATTAATGGAATTGTGTCTGCTACTTATCTTTCAATTATGCTTATGTAATGTATTGCGTTTATTAATTGTCTTTCAATTTCTTGTAATTTTTCTCTTGTTTATTCTACCCGGGGGAGTAGACGATTCCactaatatatttatatatggtGTCCATATTGTATCAATGTCCGGAGTAATAACGTACGGAGTATGTATTTCATTGTCATACTTGGGAAAATGATTTATAGGCTAAGGGTCTAATTATAACAATCTAAAAAGTGGAAACCTTTGTCATTAATCTAACATTTATAACACCGAATGGCTCGTGATTTTTTATGGATTCCTACAGTAACACGGCGTTcaattttagaaaatatatttaatgcTTATAGAGTTATAGTTACTCGTAGTTCTTAGTGTTGCATATTGAGCATTCATAACCATTTTAGTATCAAATATTGGGTTGTTGTAAACTTGTAATGTAAGATTTACATGGGATTTTCGGGGCAAATAATGGATGGGGAAATATCAAAATGAAGTTACGTATTGTGTCCTTCCTACAATCATACTCTGTGTAAGTGAGTAATGGAGGGAggctacatcgctggtaaccAGGGGCACAATTACCCCATACCCGGGTTAAAATGGTAATTTCATctcatgagttgaaaagtcaaacaaggTACTACATATGGGCAACAATGACAGTAAttagtacaacaatgacagtattttaatacaacaatgacagtatttatgcaaacgatggcaatacttatataacacttgtatacatacttttacccattcatttaatatgcaacacttttatccatttatttaagtggtctatttactttttatatttcattacagttgtatacataatttccttttttagggttattgtgacagtattttaatacaacaatgacagtatatatacaacaatgacaatagtTATATTAGaaatgacagtatataacaagttaacaacacttttacacatttatttaaaggtgggccatgtttccaatttttttaatttttaaagtgGGTATGGAGTCCTTATTTcgctggttaccagcgatgtAGACAACCTCGTGAGTAATGTATTGGTCCTGAAGATTTGTTAAGATTGTTAAATGGTATGTTAATTGTCAGGATGACATTACTTTTGGGGCCCCCAGGTGCAGGGAAAACAAGTTTTTTACTGGCACTTGCAGGAAAGCTGGATAAAAACCTGAAGGTGAATTTTTTTCCCACagtttatatacttcgtattaggtTTACTTTAATTTTGCTACACATTTCTCACTAAATCATGCTGAATATTTGGAAATCTATCTCTTTGAGTTCTGAAACAGCATAATGACTTAGCTTCTTCAAAATGATTTCGTTGCAATTTATCTGTTTTGTGGGTTGACAACTGAAAGTTGAAGATGTGCCATAAATCATAGATGTTTCTGCTTATAATACAATGTGTTCAAAACGAATGGGCAAGATTGTAAACTAATCACATTATAAGAACAATGCAATGAGCTTCTCTAGCTTATAGCGTTCTTGCCTTTTCATTTTCGCAAAGATGTTGCCATCTCTTGAAACATTTTTGAGAGAATAGCATTTGGATGTTCATATATTCAGGCCTTTCAGGGTTTTTATGGAGTTTTACAAGCATAATACTGTAGTTCAGAAAGGACAGTGACATAAATCAACTTTTATTCTCTGAGGTAACGTATGACAAATATTGTGAGGCACTATGGCTAAGGTTTATTTGATAGTTTCATAGCCTCAGTGGGTTGAGGGTTTAATATCTTTCCCATTCCTTTTGAAACACACAGATTAAACTGAAGGGAAAGTGATTTAAAACGTAGAATCATGCTTGTTAGACTCTGTTATTATTTTTAACGTTATTGTATCCTTGTTGGACATAAGCAGGTAACCGGGAAGGTGACATATTGCGGCCATGAATTAACAGAATTTGTTCCCCAGAGGACCTGTGCATACATTAGTCAAAACGATCTTCATAATGGAGAGTTGACTGTTAGAGAGACGTTAGATTTCTCAGGGAGATGCTTAGGGGTTGGGACTAGGTATGAGGTGTTGGCAGAGCTCTCTAAAAGAGAGAAGCAAGCAGGAATAAAGCCAGACCCTGAAATTGATGCCTTCATGAAGGCTATAGCAATGCCAGGCCAAGAAACTAGTCTTGTTACTGATTATGTTCTCAAGGTTTGTGATACGCAAATGgttaaatattttattactgAAGTAATAGAGAGTACTAATACCACATTTCCTTAACGTTTGATAGATACTTGGATTAGATATATGCGCTGACATTATAGTTGGCAATGAAATGACAAGGGGTATCTCTGGTGGCCAAAAGAAGCGTGTTACAACTGGTATATTCTTCTGGTGACTCTGCTGTTGCTTACATATGGaagagattttttttaaaatgatttagcttattaaacattttattaatatGCAGGTGAAATGTTGGTTGGTCCAGCAAAAGTTCTACTGATGGATGAAATATCAACAGGATTAGATAGTTCCACTACTTTTCAGATATGCAAGTATATGAGGCAAATGGTTCATATAATGGATGTAACAATGATCATCTCTCTCCTACAACCAGCTCCGGAGACATATGAACTCTTCGATGATGTTATCCTTCTTTCTGATGGCCAGATTGTTTATCAAGGTCCACGGGAAGAGGTTGTCGAGTTCTTTGAATACATGGGCTTCAAATGCCCAGATAGGAAAGGAATAGCTGATTTTCTCCAAGAAGTGACATCCAGGAAAGATCAAGAACAATATTGGTCTAGCAAGGACCAACCTTATACTTACATTTCAGTATCTAAATTCACTCAGGGCTTCCAATCTTTCCGAACTGGGCAAAATCTAGCATCAGATCTTGTTGTTCCTTTTGATAAATCCAAAGCCCACCCAGCCGCTTTGATCAAAGAAAAATATGGTATCTCCAATTGGGAGCTGTTTATGGCCTGTTTCTGGAGGGAGTGGTTGCTGATGAAACGGAACTCTTTTATATACATCTTCAAGACTACACAAATAACAATCATGTCATTAATTACCATGACTGTTTTCCTTAGGACTACAATGCATCATAAAACAATCACAGATGGTAGCAAATACCTCGGGGTTCTATTTTTCAGTCTCATAAATATCATGTTTAATGGTTTTGCTGAATTATCCTTGACTGTTATGCGCCTCCCAATTTTCTACAAACAGAGGGACTTCATGTTCTATCCCGCATGGGCTTATGCACTACCAGTTTGGGTCCTCAGAATTCCACTATCATTCGTGGAATCAGCAATATGGACCATACTCACCTATTACACCATTGGTTTTGCTCCAGCTGCTAGTAGGTGAGACTAATATTCGTAAATATAATTTTTAAGATAATCATTGTGAATGCATATGCATTTCTTAAATTATGATCAGTTTTCTTTAACATTTGTTCCTTTGGTTTATTTTCTCTAATAAATGTGTTATACTGTTATTCAAAAAGGTTTTTCTGCCAGTTGCTGGCCTACTTCTGTATCCATCAGATGGCTTTGTCCCTCTTCCGGTTCCTTGGAGCTGCGGGAAGAATCATGGTGGTTGCTAACaatgttgctatttttgg encodes:
- the LOC110785934 gene encoding uncharacterized protein codes for the protein MTEELSIQCSHLSIEGEDDDIVDLGGSTNNLVEKKIELSLVGKVQTTRAYNFGAMKNTMNQIWSLSKRAVFREIESGLFVIQFFHWKDKEKVMNGRPWCFDHNLLVLHELAAGVQPASVTLDTNPFWIRFYDLPFECRTTENVRMLAAKVGEVMEVEEDEIIWDKSMRARVLMKTLIPLRRTQKFKNRAGVILEARIKYERLPHFCFRCGRMGHTERDCQEEEEVSTEKTKRKWGPGLVASPRKGRALLEEEVSSIRKGQKSLSFQTKPRAGETKDGGGEVRMGKIKEKEKEVVEQEKEVTMEKVRARVDNIMVYASRPREEEDTTIHKHKAVAIEPVLEREHNGELSLSFSVGKGGDTEKSGDTVGGRGGRRWKKLARQTEKRGNQAEESEESGVVSGKRDRAVHMEVDGDYVPTKKFAIGADLNASLGIMHREEIALAVVGEDQPRRDQ